DNA sequence from the Amycolatopsis sp. Hca4 genome:
CGGCTGGAGCGAGCCCGAACCCCTCTGGCTGGGCGAACGGTCCCCGGCCGCGGCGTCCGCGCTGTTCCTCGACGACGAGGGGTACCTGCTGACCGGGGACGCGGCCGCGCAGGCCGGCGCCCAGGTCCCGTCCCGGCTGCTCACCGGCTTCCACCGGCGGATCGGCGACGACGTGCCGGTGCTCGTCGAAGGCGAGCCGTTCCCGCCCGAAACGCTCACCACCGTGCTCGTCGAGGGGATCGCCGAGCACGCCGCGAACCTGTTCGGCGGGCCCCCGCAGCACCTGGTGCTGACCCACCCCGGCGACTGGGGCGGCTACCGCCGTGACGTGCTACGCCGGGCGCTGGCCGAGGCGGGGTTCACCGCGGTGACGCTGGTCCCCGGCTCGGTCGCCGCGCTCGGCGCGCACCTGCCCGTCCCCGGTCCCGGCGCCCAGGTCGCCGGCGTGTGCGAGTTCGGCACCGACGGCGTGAACGTGACGCTGGCGACGGCGAGCGGCGCCGGCGGCTGGCAGCCCGGCCAGACCGCCGAAGGCGTGGCCCCGGCCGCCGCGCTGAGCACGCTGTTCGCGCTCGCCGGAGCGGCCTCGACATCCCCCAAGGGGCTGGCCGGCGTGGTGTTCTGCGGCGACGTCCCCCGCACGCGCTGCCGGCCCGGCCGCCGTGCCCGGTGTTCGCGGGACCGGTTCCGCCGGCGACCGCCGCGCTCGGTGCGGCCGCCCTCGCGGCGCTGCGCGCCGAGGGCCGCGGGACGCCGCAGGAGCCGCCCCCCGTCGAAACCACCTTGCTGCCCAAGGTGGACACGCTCGGTGAGCTCGGCGAGCGGCCGCCCCGGCCGCCGGTCGAGATCACGCCGTTCGAGCTGCCCGAGCGCACCGGCCCGCTCACCCTCTTCCGGCGGCGGCGCCCCCTCGCCGCCGCGGTACTGGTGCTCGCCGCGGCGGTCTCGGCCGTCGTGATCACCGTCACCGCCCGCGAAGCCACCGCCGGCCCCACCCCGGCCCCCGCCCCCACCCACTGCGTCCCCTCCGGGGAAGGTCACTGTTGAACACACTGCTCACGCAGGTCCCCGCGCCGCACACCGTCCCCGTGCACCCGGTGGCCCGGCAGCTGCTCGACCGCATCGCCGCCGAGCCGGCCGCTCCCCTGCGGGTCGCCGTCGTGGCCCCCGGCGGGTACGGCAAGAGCGTGCTGCTCGCCGCGCTGGACCGCCGTTACCGCGAAGCCGGTGTCGACGCGGTGCTCGTCGACGACGCCGACCGGCTCGGCCCCGACCAGCTCGAGGAGCTGCTCGCCGGCGCGGACGGCCCGATCGTCGTCGCGCACCGGCCGGCCGCGGTGGCGCCCGGCTGGACGCTGCTGCAGCTCGGCCCGCTCGGCGTCGAAGAAGTGGCGCGGCTGATGGCCGCGGTGACGGGGGCGCCTGCCGACCCCGCGGCCGCCGCCGAGCTGCACGCCCGCAGCGGCGGGGTGCCGCGGCTGGCCGAGCGCGCGCTGCGCGGGCGGCTGGAGGAGTTCCGGCCCGAGCTCGACGAGCTCGACGACGACGTCCTGCGCTACCTGATCGCGGCCGAAGCCGGTGCCGGGCGCAACCTCGACCTGTTGTGCGCGTTGCTCGACCGGCGCCCCGACCAGCTGCCGTCCATCGTCGAAGGCGCCCGCGCGACCGGCCTGCTCGCCCCCGACGACACGCTGCTGCCGCTGGCCGCGGCCGCCGTCCGCGACTTCGGACCACCCGCGCGGCGGCTGACGACGGTGCAGCGGCTGGTCGAGCTGCAGCTGGCGAACGGCCTCCCGGTGCTCGACCTGGCCCGGTCCCTGCTCGGCACGGGCAGTTCCGGCGCGTCGGCGGCGGCCGCGTTCGCCGCGGCGGCGGGCGAAGCGCTGCCCGCGGACGCCCGGCTGGCGGCGCAGCTGTTCGAAGCCGCCGCCGAAGCGGGCGACCGGTCCCCGGCCGTCACCGCGGGCTGGGCGCGCGCGGCGGCGTTGTCCGGCGACCTCGACACGGCGTTGCGCCTCGGCGACGGGATGCTCGGCGCGGCCGACGCGGAAACCCGGGCGGCGGGCGCGGAAATCGCGGCCACGGTGCTGGCGCACCGCGGCGAGCTGGCCCGCAGCGCGGAGCTGTACCACTGGGCGGGCCGCGCGGACGCGTTCTCGGCGACGGCACTGGTCGGTACGGGCGACATCGAGGGCGCCCGGCGGCTGCTCGACTCCCCCACGCCGGGGGTGGCGCCGACGTTGTTCGCCGGCGCGGCCACCCGGATGGCCCGCGGCATCGTGGATTCGGTGTCCGGCTGCGCGACGGAGACGTTGTCGACCCTGCTCGGCGCGGCCGCGATGCTGGAGCCGGCGCTCGGCGGGATGCTGCTGCCGGACAGCCCGGCGGCGCTGGCCGCGCTGGTCGCCGTGCACACCGGCGAGCTGGCGCTGGCGGAGTCCGTGCTCACCAGGGCGCTGGACGGCGGAACGGGCGGCGACCTCCTGGCCGCGCGCCACCGGCTCCTGCTGGGCTGGGTCGCGATGACGGCGGGCGACCTGGCCGCGGCGGCGGAGCACCGCAACGCCGTGGCGGGCCGGTCGTTGGAAGCGCGCGACGAGCTGTTCTTCGCGACCCTGGAGCTCGGGCTGGCCCGGCGGGCCAGTGACCTGGTGGGGCTGCAGCGGTCGTGGAACCGCGCGTACCAGGCGTCGATGCGGCAGCAGACGGACCTGTTCACGTTGCTGCCCCTGGGCGAGCTGGCGATCGCGGCGGCCCGCACCGGCGCGTTCGCCAAGCTTTCCGGACAGTTCGAGCGCGCCCACGGCCTGCTGGCCCGCCTCGGCGAGCCTCCACTGTGGACGGTGTCACTGGTCTGGCACGAGCTTCACGCGGCGATCACGCTGGAGGACGCGGACGCGGTCAAGGCCCACTTGGCCACGTTGACCACCCACGCCCACTGCGGCCGCCACCCGCGAGCCCTGGCCACGGCGGCCCAGGGCTGGCTGGCGGTGTTGAGCGGCACGTTCGACCCGGACGCCATAACGGCGGCGGCGGCGGAGCTCCACGACCTGGGCCTCCGCTGGGACGCGGCCCGCTTGGCCGGCCAGGCGGCGATCCGCACGTCCGATCGCAAGGCGATGGTCCAGCTGCTGGAGGCGGCCCGCCAGTTCCAGGGCCCGGCGGCCCGTCGCGAGCCGGGGACGTCCCCGGAGCCGGCGTCGGGGACGGGTCTGGCGGCGTTGAGCGAGCGAGAGTTGGAAGTGGCCCGGCTGGTGGTGGACGGGCTGACGTACAAGCAGGCGGGCAGCAAGCTGTTCATCTCGGGCAAGACGGTGGAGCACCACATGGCCCGGATCCGGGGGAAGCTCGGGGCGGCGGACCGGCGCGAGCTGCTGGCAACGCTGCGGGAGCTGCTTTCCCGCCCGGACGCGACTTAGGTTCGTCGCGCCCGGGGCGCCCCCAGCTCCGCGCACCGGGAGCGGGCGATCAGGAACAGATTTTCTTCTCACCCCCGCCGTTGTAGTACTGGCCATCGACGTTCACCCACCCCGAGATGTACGCGCAGTGGATTTCGGTGCCGCCCACGTAGATGGCTCCGGCGTACCTGTCGTAATTGCCGAGGTCGTACCAGTCCGTCTTCCAGTCTTCGCGGCGGATGTAGACCGCCATGGCGTGACGGCCTTCCTGGACGTCGTAGGTCATCGCGCACAAGGTGCCGCTGCCCTCGGCGGACCGCCAGATGTCGATGTACGCGTGGCCGTTTCCCAGCGGAATGGAGTCGTACCGGCTGCCCTTGCAGTACGAGAACGGACCGGCGTACCCGGGCGGCGCGTCGCTGGGGTTGGTCGCCGACGCGACGCCCGCCCCGGTGACCATCGAAATCGCGGCGATTCCGCAGACCGTGGCGGCCCTGAGCCGTACTGCAGACCTGCTGAGCCTGGTCATGCGCGTTCCTCTCGCTGGGGTACGTCCGGCGAGTGGTTCACGCCGGAAACGAAAGTCGGTTTACCCCGAGAACGAGGCTTCACCCGATCGGATGACCCATGCATGCTCAGTCGCGCCGGCACCACGCCGCGCTGATCTGCCTGGCCTGCCGCCGCGACGTCCTCCACGCCATGCTTTGCAACGGCACTCACTACCGCATTCCGAGCCGACTCAAGTCCCCGCTGCGGCTTGACCACCACATGGGGGCGCCCCCCGATTCCAGTCTATCGGCGGCGGGCGACGAAAAGCCGGGGAACAAGCGTGAGCGGGCCTTGTTGTCCACACCGCAGGTCGGTTGTGGACAACGAGGCCCGCTCAGGTCAGGCCGCTGCCGTTGTGGCCGTGAACGTTGCCGCTGGGCCGGTTCCCGTTGCCGTGATGGCCGCGACCGTGAACGTGTAGTCCGTTGCCGGCTTCAGGTTGTCCACCACCCTGGTCATTCCCTTGACCGTGGGCTGGGTCACCAGGGCGTCGCGGCCCTCCACGCGGATCGTGCGGCCGTCGGAAACCGTGATCACGTACGCCAGGACCGGGGTGTCGCCCGCCGCCGGCGGGGGGTTCCAGCGGATTGCGGCCGCCGTTGTGCTCGGCAGTGCTCGGGCGCTCGTCGGGATTCCCGGCAGCACCGCCGTTTTCGGGCCCGGGGTCACCGGGGCCGCCGGTAGTGATGGCTCGCTCGTTCCGTACGCGTTGCGCGCTGCGACCGTCACCGTGTACGGCGTTCCGTCCGTCAGGCCCGGCACTTCCGCGTACGCGCGCTTGGCGAAGTCGGCGGCGGAAATGGTCGTCGTGTGGGTTTTGCCGCCGCCCGATGCCATTAGCACGTACTGCGTCACCGGTGCGTTGTTGAAGGCGAACGTCGGGTTCCACGTGGCGTACAGCTTGCCCGCCACCGCGAACGTTCCCACTCGCGATGGTGCTTCGGCGGGGGCCTGGCCACCGATTCGGCGCGTGAGCAAGGCTCGGTAGGGCGGTTCGAGGCCCGCGTTCGCGACGATCTCCTTCGGTGCCGCCGCCGGGTTCGGGAGCAGGTGGTTTCCGCGGGTGATCGCGCCCTTGTCCGTCTTGTCGCGGTCGCCCTGCTGCCAGTAGTTGCCCTCGGTCAGCGTCGGGTCGTTGTTGCCCAGGTCGTCCCGGTAGTCGACGTGGACCGTTCCGACGTTGAAGTACGCCATGTCGTAGAGGACGTTGCCGCGGATCGTCTCGTACGTGTTGCCGTTGTCCGTGTAGACGCCCTTGCCGAGCCCCCACTGGCCGTGGATCACGTTGCCGGTGACCTTCTCGCCGTCGTCCAGGGAACTGCCCGTGATGCTCTGGGTGTACACGCCGCCGCCGTCGTCGAGCATCTGCATGTAGTCGAAGATCAGGTTGTCCGCGATCACGTTGTCGTGCGACAGGTTCGGCGTCGCCGGGCGCTTGATCTTGTCCGGCCAGCCGCCCCAGCCGACCGAGATCGCCGAGTAGCCGACGTGGTCGATCTGGTTGTGGGCGATGGTGTTCCGGACCGTGTAGCCGTTGACGATCGGCACGCCGCCGTGGAATTCGCGCGGCAGGCCG
Encoded proteins:
- a CDS encoding molecular chaperone DnaK; this encodes MPYVLGIDVAQGRTHAATCRRQGPGWSEPEPLWLGERSPAAASALFLDDEGYLLTGDAAAQAGAQVPSRLLTGFHRRIGDDVPVLVEGEPFPPETLTTVLVEGIAEHAANLFGGPPQHLVLTHPGDWGGYRRDVLRRALAEAGFTAVTLVPGSVAALGAHLPVPGPGAQVAGVCEFGTDGVNVTLATASGAGGWQPGQTAEGVAPAAALSTLFALAGAASTSPKGLAGVVFCGDVPRTRCRPGRRARCSRDRFRRRPPRSVRPPSRRCAPRAAGRRRSRPPSKPPCCPRWTRSVSSASGRPGRRSRSRRSSCPSAPARSPSSGGGAPSPPRYWCSPRRSRPS
- a CDS encoding helix-turn-helix transcriptional regulator, with amino-acid sequence MNTLLTQVPAPHTVPVHPVARQLLDRIAAEPAAPLRVAVVAPGGYGKSVLLAALDRRYREAGVDAVLVDDADRLGPDQLEELLAGADGPIVVAHRPAAVAPGWTLLQLGPLGVEEVARLMAAVTGAPADPAAAAELHARSGGVPRLAERALRGRLEEFRPELDELDDDVLRYLIAAEAGAGRNLDLLCALLDRRPDQLPSIVEGARATGLLAPDDTLLPLAAAAVRDFGPPARRLTTVQRLVELQLANGLPVLDLARSLLGTGSSGASAAAAFAAAAGEALPADARLAAQLFEAAAEAGDRSPAVTAGWARAAALSGDLDTALRLGDGMLGAADAETRAAGAEIAATVLAHRGELARSAELYHWAGRADAFSATALVGTGDIEGARRLLDSPTPGVAPTLFAGAATRMARGIVDSVSGCATETLSTLLGAAAMLEPALGGMLLPDSPAALAALVAVHTGELALAESVLTRALDGGTGGDLLAARHRLLLGWVAMTAGDLAAAAEHRNAVAGRSLEARDELFFATLELGLARRASDLVGLQRSWNRAYQASMRQQTDLFTLLPLGELAIAAARTGAFAKLSGQFERAHGLLARLGEPPLWTVSLVWHELHAAITLEDADAVKAHLATLTTHAHCGRHPRALATAAQGWLAVLSGTFDPDAITAAAAELHDLGLRWDAARLAGQAAIRTSDRKAMVQLLEAARQFQGPAARREPGTSPEPASGTGLAALSERELEVARLVVDGLTYKQAGSKLFISGKTVEHHMARIRGKLGAADRRELLATLRELLSRPDAT